The Pontibacter pudoricolor genome contains a region encoding:
- a CDS encoding MCP four helix bundle domain-containing protein, producing the protein MKNRQDEHYYSKQNISTRYTTIVFAVLAVALLTISAYSYLTAREVQENYNRMVSESLHRLELINDLHNKEDLVYNAAIRHINTTDAATMARLEQKIKQANEAINTDLAKLGELIKVASRKQLLQQYVDKRNRYAEMLNHLIELSRKGLQDDSYEELKLTPAYHRQQKFLNILGTL; encoded by the coding sequence ATGAAAAACAGGCAAGACGAACACTACTATAGTAAACAAAACATAAGCACGCGCTATACTACAATTGTGTTTGCTGTGCTGGCTGTAGCATTGCTTACCATCAGCGCCTACTCGTATTTGACAGCCCGTGAAGTACAGGAAAACTATAATAGGATGGTTTCGGAATCGCTTCACAGGCTGGAGCTGATAAATGACCTGCACAACAAAGAAGACCTTGTATACAACGCTGCCATCAGGCACATCAATACCACGGATGCGGCAACGATGGCAAGGCTTGAGCAAAAGATAAAACAGGCGAATGAGGCTATAAACACGGATCTGGCCAAGCTAGGCGAACTGATAAAAGTAGCGAGCCGGAAACAGCTGTTACAGCAATACGTGGATAAAAGGAACCGGTATGCTGAAATGCTGAATCACCTTATTGAGCTAAGCCGAAAGGGCCTGCAGGACGATTCGTATGAAGAGCTTAAGCTGACACCTGCCTACCATCGCCAACAGAAATTTCTGAACATACTAGGGACACTATAA
- a CDS encoding heavy-metal-associated domain-containing protein, translating into MKTYKFKTNINCGSCIKAVTPHMNKLEGITWEVDTNNPDKILEVKSETLEASEIKNTVEKAGFKAEQL; encoded by the coding sequence ATGAAAACCTATAAATTCAAAACCAATATTAACTGCGGCAGTTGCATTAAAGCAGTAACACCACACATGAACAAATTAGAAGGCATAACCTGGGAAGTGGACACCAACAATCCGGACAAGATACTGGAAGTGAAATCTGAAACCCTGGAAGCCTCAGAAATTAAAAATACTGTAGAGAAAGCCGGGTTTAAAGCCGAACAACTATAG
- a CDS encoding PorP/SprF family type IX secretion system membrane protein has protein sequence MQRLLALGFVLLFASQAMAQQRPQYTQYSTNNYLLNPAISGIEDYADLKLGTRHQWSGLEGAPQTYYASFHMPLNKDMSSSYRGSRLGTNAKEASTKKPSKYKRIRPHHGIGAMASSTKTGPLKRGSFSMSYAYHQPLTKSLRIAAGVAPGIIQYSLDPGSVTTAQGNDPAIYDGRVNEMKFDLNMGLWLYSYNFYVGASGSQLVPSKRKFINDSKTPEDKEGRLQQHYFATAGYRIDMTPDLAVIPSVMVKMAQPSPVSFDASAKVMYANRLWAGLTYRHNESVAAMAGMNISHLFDLAYSYDASTSPLGTGHAGSHEVVLGFKLRNTRRVICPEWAW, from the coding sequence ATGCAAAGACTTTTAGCCTTAGGATTTGTGTTACTTTTTGCCAGCCAGGCAATGGCGCAGCAAAGACCACAGTACACCCAGTATTCTACCAACAACTACCTGCTTAACCCGGCCATTTCCGGTATAGAAGACTATGCCGATCTGAAACTGGGAACAAGGCACCAGTGGTCTGGCCTGGAGGGAGCGCCTCAAACGTATTATGCATCGTTTCATATGCCTCTTAACAAGGATATGAGTTCTTCGTACAGGGGTAGCCGCCTGGGTACAAATGCAAAAGAAGCCAGCACTAAAAAGCCAAGCAAGTACAAGCGTATCCGTCCGCATCATGGTATTGGCGCAATGGCAAGCAGCACAAAAACTGGTCCGCTGAAGCGTGGCAGTTTCAGCATGAGCTATGCGTACCATCAGCCACTCACTAAGTCTTTGCGGATAGCGGCTGGTGTTGCCCCGGGCATTATTCAGTATAGTCTGGATCCGGGAAGTGTAACAACCGCCCAGGGCAACGACCCGGCAATTTATGACGGTAGGGTAAATGAAATGAAGTTTGACCTGAACATGGGCCTGTGGCTTTACTCGTACAACTTTTATGTAGGCGCATCAGGCTCGCAACTGGTGCCCAGCAAGCGTAAATTTATTAACGACAGCAAAACTCCTGAAGACAAAGAAGGAAGATTACAGCAGCATTACTTTGCCACTGCCGGTTACAGAATTGATATGACTCCCGACCTGGCTGTTATCCCTTCTGTTATGGTGAAAATGGCCCAGCCAAGTCCTGTTTCGTTTGATGCATCTGCCAAAGTAATGTATGCCAACAGGCTCTGGGCAGGCCTTACGTACCGCCACAACGAGTCGGTTGCAGCCATGGCCGGCATGAACATCAGTCACCTGTTCGACTTAGCTTATTCCTATGATGCAAGCACCTCTCCGTTAGGAACAGGACATGCCGGAAGCCACGAAGTAGTGCTGGGTTTTAAGCTCCGCAATACCCGAAGAGTCATTTGTCCGGAATGGGCATGGTAA
- a CDS encoding AraC family transcriptional regulator, protein MLHAFSAKPDPNMPNQTPYTLHIRNMVCPRCIKVVTEELEKLALPVQDVKLGEATLTLEPSAQELVEVKKVLAEEGFELLEDPKAELVEKIKIAVISLLRTGKVEELHINLSDYLSEQLGRDYNTLSALFSAAEGVTIARYMVLQKIEMAKELLDYNELSLSQIADKLGYSSVAHLSNQFKQITGLTPSAYKNSTTVARKPLDQLQ, encoded by the coding sequence TTGCTACACGCATTTAGCGCCAAACCAGACCCCAACATGCCAAACCAGACACCTTATACTTTGCACATCCGGAACATGGTGTGCCCACGCTGCATAAAAGTGGTAACCGAAGAACTGGAAAAACTTGCTTTACCAGTGCAGGATGTTAAGTTAGGAGAGGCAACACTAACACTGGAGCCCAGCGCACAGGAGTTAGTAGAAGTAAAAAAGGTACTGGCCGAAGAAGGTTTCGAATTACTGGAAGACCCCAAAGCTGAACTGGTAGAAAAAATTAAGATAGCTGTTATTAGCCTGCTCAGGACCGGAAAAGTGGAGGAGCTGCATATAAACTTATCTGATTACCTGTCTGAGCAGCTGGGTAGAGATTATAATACGCTCAGCGCTTTGTTTTCGGCTGCAGAAGGGGTAACTATAGCCAGGTATATGGTGTTACAGAAAATTGAAATGGCAAAAGAACTGCTTGATTATAATGAGTTAAGCCTAAGCCAGATTGCCGATAAGTTAGGCTATAGTAGCGTTGCGCATTTGTCTAACCAGTTTAAGCAGATTACCGGCTTAACGCCTTCAGCATACAAAAATAGTACTACAGTGGCCCGGAAACCATTGGACCAGTTACAATAA
- a CDS encoding response regulator: MNILKKVILIDDDQINNFVCESIIKNEKFAEEVYSFEWAENALEYLKNTALQQPEAFPDLIFLDINMPGMDGWSFIEEYRQIPEEITKNCCLFMLSSAVDRKDIISAKSLKEVKDFFSKPLSPEILSFIKEEFICS; this comes from the coding sequence ATGAATATATTGAAAAAGGTAATACTGATTGATGATGACCAGATCAACAACTTTGTGTGTGAGAGCATCATCAAGAATGAGAAGTTTGCAGAAGAAGTTTATAGTTTTGAATGGGCTGAAAATGCGCTAGAATACCTGAAGAATACTGCCTTACAGCAACCTGAAGCATTCCCCGATCTTATATTCCTGGACATAAACATGCCCGGCATGGATGGCTGGAGCTTTATAGAAGAATACAGACAAATTCCGGAGGAAATAACGAAAAACTGCTGCCTGTTCATGCTCTCATCGGCAGTAGACAGAAAAGATATCATCTCGGCTAAGAGCCTGAAAGAAGTGAAGGATTTCTTCTCAAAACCACTATCACCCGAAATACTGAGTTTTATAAAAGAAGAGTTTATCTGCTCTTAA
- a CDS encoding transmembrane 220 family protein translates to MLRKTIGIILGLVFISFAALQYNDPDATLWILIYLYAAAITILGAFGRVPVLVLAITSVACMLGALYLWPEKYEGLEVGGGDIKNIEEAREALGLLLIGVVIFLYAIMPGRLSKTTTPLTQNADHS, encoded by the coding sequence ATGCTCAGGAAGACCATCGGAATTATACTCGGATTAGTATTCATCAGTTTTGCGGCCTTGCAGTACAATGACCCCGACGCTACCCTCTGGATACTGATTTATTTATACGCAGCTGCTATAACTATACTGGGAGCATTTGGCAGAGTGCCCGTTCTGGTGTTAGCAATTACTAGTGTAGCCTGTATGTTAGGAGCACTTTACTTGTGGCCGGAAAAGTACGAAGGCCTGGAAGTTGGCGGCGGCGACATAAAAAACATTGAAGAAGCCCGCGAAGCATTGGGATTGCTTCTGATTGGCGTGGTTATATTTCTGTACGCCATCATGCCCGGCCGACTCAGTAAAACAACTACTCCCCTAACACAAAATGCTGACCATTCGTGA
- a CDS encoding PAS domain S-box protein: MLASLLVTAFAAIFIRKALNQIRFSDAILSSEKRERQQLKNALNESQAIYRSLFRNIAIPMWVFDYDTMRILEVNQAALEEYGYTRDEFLNLCIIDLQPEDQKEDLLKLLPILDENYSFSDNWRHVRKDGSIFHVDIKSHGLPAQDNFKPRIVVAINIDDRVKAISDLERREKQLLEISSSLPGAVYQFQIDKDMNFDFPFISGSLLSLYSITPEDIYQNPNLLFETAHTEDLEIIWESIRESVRTLSPWLLEFRLWSPLEEKWIWIRGHSLPTQKEDGTVLYNGTLIDITTQKEAQQHLIKSEANLTALLNSSPQAIYLLDEDLKILSFNKVAAEEVRRLQVKELKEGQSILEFTASEQKQDLIKDHQKALRGITVTYETGSGNLWFEVSYRPVFTKFNDTIAVALSINDISEQRNIVKAIKENEAQLVRSQSLAKVGSWEYNIERHTLKLSQNTYTIYDLPEDLAPTFHNITSYIHPDDQEFALQEYQRVIDSKETVTLEHRILLLDGTQKYLYHFMEPVMDMEGKVIKVVGTTQDITEQKEREYEITETKNRFQSTIENIPEIILSADTNFNILYISPQCYELTGYTEDEFLSDFLWPKIIYNEDLPLLRYKFKNEALQGFKFEQEFRIVTRSGEIRWMMLRSSPMQNADGKVIRLDSSMADITAGKLAEAKQAQLTEKLQLQNQNLQQFAYIVSHNLRAPIANILGLTSIYDKTNPEAPINQRVIDNMFRSAKLLDSTIRDLNELLALRNDLHEAEEKVYFEDIFQHVTDSLSDEITEAEATLVHDFEANPTIVTIRSYLKSIIHNLVSNAIKYRNRTKKLQINLKTFAVDDYICLQVSDNGLGIDLNKEKGKVFGLYKRFHPNIAGKGLGLHLVKSQAELLGGKVEVESNVGVGTTFRVYFLKSNVVNEYIEKGNTD; this comes from the coding sequence TTGCTGGCCTCGCTGCTGGTAACAGCTTTTGCTGCCATCTTTATCCGGAAGGCTTTAAACCAGATACGTTTTAGCGATGCCATATTAAGTTCAGAGAAGCGCGAAAGACAGCAGCTGAAAAATGCGCTTAACGAAAGCCAGGCAATCTACAGATCGCTGTTCCGGAATATTGCCATCCCGATGTGGGTTTTTGATTACGACACCATGCGTATACTGGAGGTAAACCAGGCCGCCCTGGAAGAATATGGATATACCCGCGACGAATTCCTGAACCTGTGCATCATAGACCTGCAGCCCGAAGACCAGAAAGAGGATCTGTTGAAACTACTGCCCATACTGGATGAAAACTATAGTTTCTCCGACAACTGGAGGCACGTCCGGAAAGATGGCAGCATTTTTCATGTTGATATAAAATCGCATGGCCTCCCGGCACAGGATAATTTTAAGCCAAGAATAGTGGTAGCCATTAACATTGATGACAGGGTAAAGGCGATCTCGGACCTGGAACGACGCGAAAAGCAGCTGCTTGAAATTAGCTCAAGTTTACCGGGCGCAGTTTACCAGTTCCAGATAGATAAGGACATGAACTTTGACTTTCCGTTTATTAGCGGGAGTTTACTAAGCCTTTACAGCATTACGCCCGAGGATATTTATCAAAATCCAAACCTGCTTTTTGAGACTGCCCACACGGAAGATCTCGAAATAATCTGGGAGAGTATCAGGGAGTCGGTAAGAACGCTCTCGCCCTGGCTGCTGGAGTTTAGATTGTGGAGCCCACTTGAAGAAAAATGGATCTGGATACGGGGCCATAGTTTGCCAACCCAGAAAGAAGACGGCACTGTACTTTATAACGGAACGCTGATTGATATTACCACCCAGAAAGAAGCCCAGCAGCATCTTATAAAGAGTGAAGCAAACCTAACCGCATTGCTTAACAGCTCTCCACAGGCAATATACCTGCTCGATGAGGACCTCAAAATTTTATCGTTTAATAAAGTAGCCGCAGAAGAAGTAAGAAGGTTACAGGTAAAGGAGCTGAAAGAAGGCCAGAGTATACTGGAATTTACAGCATCCGAGCAAAAGCAGGATCTCATAAAAGATCATCAGAAAGCGCTGCGGGGTATTACGGTGACCTACGAAACCGGCTCCGGGAATCTCTGGTTTGAGGTTTCCTACCGCCCGGTATTCACCAAATTTAACGATACTATAGCTGTAGCCTTAAGTATTAACGATATTTCGGAGCAGCGCAATATTGTAAAAGCTATTAAAGAAAACGAGGCCCAGCTGGTACGATCACAGTCGCTGGCAAAAGTTGGTAGCTGGGAGTATAACATTGAACGTCATACACTTAAGCTTTCGCAGAATACCTATACCATCTACGATCTGCCGGAAGACTTAGCCCCTACTTTCCATAACATTACCTCTTACATTCACCCGGATGACCAGGAATTTGCTTTACAGGAATACCAGCGGGTAATAGACTCTAAAGAAACGGTAACCCTGGAGCACCGCATCCTGCTACTTGATGGTACGCAGAAGTACCTGTACCATTTTATGGAGCCGGTAATGGATATGGAGGGGAAAGTTATTAAAGTGGTTGGTACCACGCAGGACATTACAGAGCAAAAAGAACGCGAATACGAAATAACAGAAACCAAGAACCGCTTTCAGTCAACTATAGAAAACATACCGGAGATCATTTTATCGGCAGATACGAACTTTAACATTTTATATATAAGCCCGCAGTGCTACGAACTGACAGGTTATACCGAGGATGAATTTTTAAGTGATTTCCTCTGGCCAAAGATCATTTATAATGAAGATTTACCCTTACTCAGATACAAATTTAAAAATGAAGCTTTGCAAGGGTTTAAATTTGAACAGGAATTCAGGATTGTAACCCGTAGTGGCGAAATACGCTGGATGATGCTTCGTTCGTCTCCGATGCAGAACGCCGATGGAAAAGTAATTCGTTTGGATAGCTCCATGGCAGATATAACAGCAGGTAAACTGGCAGAGGCAAAGCAGGCGCAACTAACAGAAAAATTACAGCTACAGAACCAGAACCTGCAGCAGTTCGCCTACATTGTATCGCATAACCTGCGCGCACCTATCGCCAACATACTTGGCCTTACCTCTATTTACGACAAAACAAATCCCGAAGCACCCATCAACCAGCGTGTTATAGACAACATGTTCCGGTCTGCCAAGCTACTCGACAGTACCATCCGTGACCTGAACGAACTGCTTGCTTTGCGCAACGACCTGCACGAGGCCGAGGAAAAAGTTTACTTCGAGGACATCTTTCAGCACGTAACTGATAGTTTATCAGATGAAATAACAGAAGCTGAAGCAACTTTGGTGCATGATTTTGAGGCTAATCCAACTATAGTTACCATCAGGAGTTATCTTAAAAGCATTATACATAACCTGGTATCCAATGCCATCAAGTACCGCAATAGAACCAAAAAACTACAGATAAATCTTAAAACATTTGCTGTGGATGACTATATTTGTCTGCAAGTCAGCGATAATGGCCTCGGTATTGACCTTAACAAGGAAAAAGGCAAGGTTTTTGGGCTGTATAAAAGATTTCACCCTAATATTGCTGGCAAAGGCCTTGGCTTACATCTTGTAAAGAGCCAGGCGGAGTTGCTTGGCGGAAAGGTTGAAGTTGAAAGTAATGTTGGCGTAGGCACTACTTTTCGTGTTTACTTTTTAAAGAGTAATGTAGTAAATGAATATATTGAAAAAGGTAATACTGATTGA
- a CDS encoding heavy metal translocating P-type ATPase — MATLTHKDYEKATYPVEGMTCASCASSIESMLRAREGVAEANVNFAGKSVQVTYEPTIVNPNQLRDTVKEIGFDILIETQTQEQLEEREAKAIRSLKLKTIVAGALALPVFILGMFFHDTFAWGNWAMLLLTAPILLWAGQRFFTGAWAQAKHGRANMDTLVALSTGIAFIFSVFNTVYPDFFLSRGLMPHVYFEAVAVIIAFILLGKYLEEGAKNRSSAAIKKLMGLQPKTVRILRDGTELEIKIEEVQVGDRVILLPGDRVPVDGEVAAGSTYLDESMLSGEPLPVQKQPGDKVFAGTINQKGSVQLIAEKTGGETMLAHIIRMVQEAQGSKAPVQKLVDKIAGVFVPVVLGIALLTLLSWIVFGGQAYLTEGFLSMISVLVIACPCALGLATPTAIMVGVGRGAENGILIKDAESLERAHEVNAVILDKTGTITLGKPTVTDVVWADDVQQPKQLEQYFYSMEAQSEHPIAQAVYSYYKEAGAQVQQPDYFSSLTGMGIEADFNGTRYYAGNYKLLQQHQVTIAEELAQQTIKLQEDAKTVIYFADANRALAIFAVSDPIKETAAQGIKAMQDAGIEVYMLTGDNKQTAAAVARQVGISNYKAELMPQDKADFVKQLQAEGKHVAMVGDGINDAQALATADISIAMGQGTDIAMDVAGITLMRSELTQVAAAIKLSRATVKTIRQNLFWAFFYNVICIPVAAGLLFPFTGFLLSPMIAGAAMAFSSVSVVANSLRLRTVKLK; from the coding sequence ATGGCAACACTAACACATAAAGACTATGAAAAAGCCACTTATCCGGTAGAGGGCATGACCTGTGCGTCCTGTGCATCGAGCATCGAGAGCATGCTGCGCGCCCGCGAGGGCGTGGCTGAAGCTAACGTGAATTTTGCCGGAAAAAGCGTGCAGGTAACTTACGAGCCAACTATAGTTAATCCGAACCAACTACGCGATACAGTAAAGGAAATAGGGTTTGACATTCTGATTGAGACTCAGACGCAGGAGCAGCTGGAAGAGCGGGAGGCAAAAGCCATCCGATCACTGAAGCTGAAAACTATAGTTGCCGGGGCGCTGGCCCTCCCTGTTTTTATATTGGGCATGTTTTTTCATGACACATTCGCCTGGGGCAACTGGGCCATGTTGCTCTTAACTGCACCCATTTTGCTGTGGGCTGGGCAGCGGTTTTTTACCGGCGCATGGGCACAGGCCAAACATGGCCGAGCCAATATGGATACGCTGGTGGCGCTCAGCACAGGTATCGCCTTTATTTTCAGTGTTTTCAATACCGTATATCCGGATTTTTTCCTGAGCCGTGGCCTGATGCCGCACGTGTATTTTGAGGCTGTAGCTGTTATCATTGCCTTTATATTGCTGGGTAAATACCTGGAAGAAGGTGCTAAGAACCGAAGCTCGGCAGCTATTAAAAAGTTGATGGGTCTGCAGCCCAAAACGGTGCGCATACTCCGCGATGGAACTGAGCTGGAAATAAAGATTGAAGAGGTACAGGTAGGAGACAGGGTGATTTTGCTGCCCGGCGACCGCGTGCCGGTGGATGGTGAAGTGGCTGCCGGATCTACTTATTTGGATGAAAGCATGCTGAGCGGCGAGCCGTTGCCGGTACAGAAACAACCCGGCGATAAAGTTTTTGCCGGAACTATTAACCAGAAAGGCAGTGTGCAACTGATTGCTGAAAAAACCGGTGGAGAAACGATGCTGGCGCACATTATCAGAATGGTGCAGGAAGCGCAGGGAAGTAAAGCTCCTGTTCAGAAACTGGTTGATAAAATTGCCGGAGTATTTGTGCCGGTGGTACTGGGAATTGCCTTGCTTACCTTATTATCGTGGATCGTATTTGGCGGACAGGCTTACCTGACAGAAGGATTTTTATCGATGATATCGGTGCTGGTAATTGCATGCCCGTGTGCACTTGGCCTGGCAACGCCAACGGCTATTATGGTTGGAGTAGGCCGTGGAGCTGAAAACGGTATCCTGATAAAAGATGCGGAAAGCCTGGAGCGAGCCCATGAGGTAAACGCTGTTATACTGGATAAAACCGGAACTATAACCCTGGGTAAACCAACTGTTACGGACGTGGTCTGGGCAGATGATGTACAGCAACCAAAGCAGCTGGAGCAGTACTTTTACTCCATGGAAGCCCAGTCGGAGCACCCGATTGCACAGGCGGTCTATAGTTACTATAAAGAAGCAGGCGCCCAGGTGCAGCAACCCGACTATTTCAGCAGTCTGACAGGTATGGGGATTGAAGCTGACTTTAACGGAACAAGGTATTATGCAGGTAACTATAAATTGCTGCAGCAACACCAGGTAACTATAGCTGAAGAACTGGCCCAGCAAACTATAAAACTGCAGGAAGATGCCAAAACAGTGATCTACTTTGCTGATGCGAACCGGGCGCTGGCCATATTTGCAGTATCTGACCCGATAAAGGAAACTGCTGCGCAAGGAATAAAAGCCATGCAGGATGCGGGCATAGAAGTTTATATGCTGACCGGTGATAACAAACAAACGGCAGCAGCTGTAGCCCGGCAGGTGGGCATTAGCAACTATAAAGCCGAGCTGATGCCCCAGGATAAAGCTGATTTTGTAAAGCAACTGCAGGCAGAAGGCAAGCACGTAGCCATGGTGGGAGATGGCATAAACGATGCGCAGGCGCTGGCTACCGCCGACATCAGTATTGCAATGGGCCAGGGTACTGACATTGCCATGGATGTAGCAGGCATTACACTGATGCGTTCTGAGCTGACACAGGTAGCTGCGGCTATCAAATTATCCAGAGCAACCGTTAAAACAATTCGCCAGAACCTGTTCTGGGCCTTTTTCTATAACGTGATCTGTATTCCGGTAGCGGCTGGTTTGCTGTTTCCTTTCACGGGTTTCCTGCTTAGCCCGATGATCGCGGGGGCGGCAATGGCCTTTAGTTCAGTATCGGTAGTGGCAAACAGTTTACGTTTAAGAACAGTTAAGTTAAAATAA
- a CDS encoding porin family protein, which produces MKKLFLLIAIVLGFAATKVNAQQAQPIRFGVRVGANLSNWQGETVNSAQNLIDLSDGNVNRKMREGVHAGLYMSIPLGSGFEIEPGLQYSQKGTRLTGKLPWVETEFLNANMTITNKSEYIELPVLAKLYVAEGFHIFAGPQVAYLLSNKVQAQASVLGFNAFNREWDMKNGFREMDFSVVGGVGYKFANGLNLSAGYDYGLNTIDENANFETYNRTFKASVGYTF; this is translated from the coding sequence ATGAAAAAGCTATTTTTACTCATAGCCATAGTGCTGGGCTTTGCGGCTACAAAAGTGAACGCACAACAAGCACAACCTATCCGTTTCGGGGTTCGGGTGGGTGCAAACTTATCAAACTGGCAGGGCGAAACCGTTAACAGTGCCCAGAACCTGATCGATCTGTCGGACGGGAATGTTAACCGTAAAATGCGCGAAGGTGTGCATGCAGGTTTATACATGAGCATACCGCTGGGTTCTGGTTTCGAGATCGAGCCGGGGCTGCAGTACTCTCAGAAAGGTACCCGCTTAACCGGTAAACTGCCTTGGGTAGAGACCGAATTCCTGAACGCTAACATGACCATCACCAACAAATCAGAATACATTGAGCTGCCGGTTCTGGCAAAACTATACGTTGCCGAGGGCTTCCATATTTTTGCAGGGCCACAGGTAGCTTATCTTTTATCAAACAAAGTGCAGGCGCAGGCCAGCGTACTTGGGTTTAATGCCTTTAACCGCGAATGGGACATGAAAAACGGTTTCCGGGAGATGGATTTTAGTGTAGTGGGTGGTGTTGGTTACAAATTCGCAAACGGCCTGAACCTGAGCGCAGGTTACGATTATGGCCTGAATACGATAGATGAAAATGCAAATTTCGAGACCTACAACAGAACATTTAAAGCCTCAGTAGGTTATACATTTTAG